A window of Ictalurus furcatus strain D&B chromosome 18, Billie_1.0, whole genome shotgun sequence contains these coding sequences:
- the gpat3 gene encoding glycerol-3-phosphate acyltransferase 3 — protein sequence MEATCWDVMFGILQMWMCALLGLIVFPAMFGVSLGFTDLYIKVLVKTLEWATRRIQRGQDEQLELPAHLPNGIIQKNDGSMEEEIGELRRSHPKPLSGGDFTLSDVFYFCKKGIESIVEDEVTQRFTSEELVSWNLLTRTNNNFHYISVRVTIIWGLGVFIRYCVLLPLRVTLAVIGLSWLVIGTSLVGLLPSSSVKDWLSELVHLTCYRICARGLAATIHYHNKENRPKKGGICVANHTSPIDIVILANDGCYAMVGQVHGGILGVIQRAIVRACPHVWFERSEMKDRNAVAKRLRNHVADKTKLPILIFPEGTCINNTSVMMFKKGSFDIGGTIYPVAIKYDPQFGDAFWNSAKYNMVSYLLRMMTSWAIVCNVWYLPPMNRQDGEDAVDFANRVKSAIARQGGLVDLSWDGGLKRDKVKQSYKEEQQKMYSSMIVGQDGKTCVHGFCSLDSE from the exons ATGGAGGCTACATGCTGGGATGTGATGTTTGGGATCCTCCAGATGTGGATGTGTGCACTTTTGGGGCTCATCGTTTTCCCTGCCATGTTTGGGGTCTCGCTGGGCTTCACCGATCTCTACATTAAAGTGCTCGTCAAAACACTGGAG TGGGCCACCCGGAGGATCCAGAGAGGGCAAGACGAACAGCTTGAACTGCCAGCACATCTCCCCAATG GAATTATCCAGAAGAACGATGGTTCTATGGAAGAAGAGATTGGGGAACTGCGGCGTTCTCATCCAAAACCTCTCAGCGGGGGCGACTTTACACTCTCtgatgtcttttatttttgcaagAAGGGCATTGAGAGCATCGTGGAGGATGAAGTCACTCAGCGATTCACATCAGAAGAGCTGGTTTCCTGGAATCTTCTGACTCGCACCAACAACAACTTCCACTACATCAGCGTGCGAGTCACCATCATATGGGGTCTGGGTGTATTCATCCGCTACTGTGTCCTCCTGCCACTCAG GGTCACCTTGGCTGTTATTGGACTGAGCTGGCTGGTGATTGGCACATCTCTTGTAGGTCTGCTACCTAGCAGCAG TGTGAAAGACTGGCTCAGTGAGCTGGTTCACCTTACCTGCTACAGGATCTGTGCCAGAGGACTGGCAGCCACCATCCACTACCACAATAA AGAAAACCGCCCAAAGAAAGGGGGAATCTGTGTGGCAAACCACACCTCTCCAATCGACATCGTCATTTTGGCGAATGATGGATGTTATGCCATG GTGGGTCAGGTTCATGGTGGAATATTGGGGGTCATCCAGAGGGCAATAGTGCGAGCTTGTCCTCATGTGTGGTTTGAGAGGTCGGAGATGAAGGATCGCAATGCAGTGGCCAAAAG GCTGAGAAATCATGTTGCTGACAAAACCAAGTTGCCCATTCTTATCTTCCCAGAGG GAACTTGCATCAATAACACATCTGTCATGATGTTCAAAAAGGGAAGTTTTGACATCGGAGGGACGATTTATCCTGTAGCGATAAAG TATGACCCCCAGTTTGGAGATGCTTTCTGGAACAGTGCAAAGTACAACATGGTGAGCTACCTCCTCAGGATGATGACCAGCTGGGCCATAGTGTGTAACGTCTGGTACCTTCCGCCTATGAATCGCCAG GACGGGGAGGACGCTGTAGACTTCGCCAACAGAGTGAAATCAGCTATAGCACGGCAAGGAGGCCTGGTCGATCTATCCTG GGATGGAGGCTTGAAGCGAGACAAGGTGAAGCAGTCGTATAAAGAGGAGCAACAGAAGATGTACAGCAGTATGATTGTTGGACAGGACGGAAAGACATGCGTCCATGGTTTCTGTTCTCTGGACTCCGAGTGA